CGGAGATGCCTATAATTACTGGAGCAAAAGCTACACCTGGCAACAGGGGCTTTTCCCTTTTGGAACCAGCTACCAAGGTGACAATAATTGGATTAACCTTTACAATGCGATAACTGTATCCAATATCGTGATCAATGAAACTCCGGAGGCTGGCGACGGTACTCTGGCAGAAAAAAATGCATTGATTGCGGAGGGTTTGGTACACCGTGCCAATGCCTACTTAATGTTGGTAAACACCTATGCAAAACCTTATAATGCATCTACTTCGACAGCTGATCCTGGTGTACCGCTGGTACTGATAGGCACCACTACGCAGTCGCTGGTTAGAAATCCTGTTCAAGAGGTGTATAACCAGATTATTGGTGACCTGAAAAGAGCCATACCTTCTTTGCCTGCTACACAATTATACAATACGCTTCCTTCTAAACCTTCTGCTTATGGCACTTTAGCACGCACCTACCTATACATGAATGATTATACCAATGCTAAGCTTTATGCAGACAGTGTTTTGCTAACCAGAAGCACACTGAACGATTTGAGTACAATTAATGCTACGACAATTTCAAACACAACATATCCGGTGCGAAGAACCGATCCTGAAATCCTGTTGTCGAAAATTGCCTTTGGAGGTATTTCTGCATATACCCCATATGCGCTCAGGCTTAGTGATAACCTCCTCACTTTACTAGGCACAACAGATCAGCGTTATACTTTATTTACAACAGTACCCGCTACGATCTCCGCAAATTACAATACTGCTGGTGGAAGGTTCTTTTTTAAAGACAGGGCAATGGGCGAAGCACGTAACATTGGCCCCTCTGTGCCAGAAATGATGCTGATAGAGGCTGAATACTATGCGCGTAACAACAACAGGGTATTGGCCATGGAATGGGTAAACAGGCTTAGGATAAAAAGGTTTAAGACTGCCGATTATGTTGCGCTAACCGCAACTTCTAACGATGACGCTTTGTTTAAAGTGATTGAAGAACGCCGCAGGGAATTCTTTTGCCGAATGACAAGATGGTGGGATATGCGGAGGTTAAAAGATGACGCCCGTTTTGCGCAGACGTACACGCGTAGTTTCGGTGGGGTTAACTATACCCTTAATGCCAGTAGCAACGGTTATGTATTTCCAATCGCAGAATACCTGATTTCCCTAAACCCAGAAATAGCACAAAACCCATAACATGAATAAATTAAAAAACATTTTTCTTTCAGCTTTCCTACTGGTGTTTACTGCAACAGCAGGTCTGGCGCAGGATACCACAAGGCTGGCAGATTATAAAAAGATGATGTCACAGCAGGACATGTCTAAAATGCGGATATTAGGTGAAGCATTTATCAGTACGCATCCTGAATCATCTACCAATGTAGCATTTGACATCAAAAACAGAATTAGTTATGCACATGTCTATTCTGTTACTGTAGTTTTAAATGTAATGGAAAAAAACTATGATATCATAAAAAAATACATCCATGAACTCCCCTACGGCTCAATGGCTTCTATCTACTATAAAACCATTCAAATTCCACATGACCGGAAGGACATGAAAGATCAGGAATTGTATCCATACGCGGATTTATTGATGAAACGATTGGAAAGCTTCCGTAATCACCCGCCTAAAGATGTCCTGGATATTCCTTTAAATGAATGGAAAGAGCAGTTCAATCTTTCGATCGCTAAAAACTTCTTACCAACACATATCGGCATACTTTATAACGTAGGTAAAAAAGACGAAGCCTTACAATATGCAGTATTGGCTCAGCAGTACCTTCAGTATAAAAAAGCAAGTGTAAATGGCGTGCAGGCAATGGTACTGAATGAAAAAGGAAAAACTGCAGATTTGAAAAATTTACTTATTAAAAGCATTTATGAAAATCAAAGCACGCCAGAAATGCTGGACATGTTGAAACAAGCCTATGTAAAAGAAAAGAAAACCGAGATTGGCTTTCCAGCTTACCTGGAATCGTTAAAAAACAGCGAGAACCAGCATAAACAAGCTAAGGAGGTGATTGGAAAACTACTGAATAAAGATGTTCCCGAATTTAGCATGCAAGACGGCAACGGGAAATTGGTAAAATCTAAAGATTTGCTAGGGAAGATTGTGGTGTTGGATTTTTGGGCAACCTGGTGTGTGCCTTGCAAAGCCTCTTTTCCGGGCATGAAACTGGCAATGGATAAGTATAAAAATGATTCAAGCGTAATTTTCTATTTTGTAGATACAGAAGAAAGAGGAAACACATACAAAGAGGAGGTACTGGCCTATCTTAAAAAAAACAACTTCCCTTTCCAGGTATTGTTTGATAATCCGGTACCAGGTGAAAAAGCCACTGGCGAAGTATTCAACAGTATGTGTAAGGCTTTTACCATTTCTGGCATTCCCCAAAAGCTAGTCATTGATCCTAAAGGGAAGCTTAGGTTTATTAGCGTTGGCTACCACGGCAGCCCTACTGCCCTGGCCGATGAAATTTCGACCATGGTAGACTATATAAAATCAAACCAATAACATATGAAATTAATATCAACTATCTTATTTTGCTGGTGTATTGCTACAGCAGCTTTAGCACAAACTAAACCGTATCGCAGCGACAGTGTGCAGTTTAAAAACGCAGCAGGCACCATCAATTTTGGTGGCACCTTGACTACCCCTGTCAAAAACAATACGCACATTGCTATCGTCATCGTTTCCGGAACGGGTAAACAAGATCGCGACGGTAAAATGTCCGGACATTTATGGTTTGCGAACCTGGCCGATTACTTTGGTCACAAGGGTATTTCGGTACTCCGGTTGGATGACCGTGGTGTAGGACAAACTACGGGAGCGTATGAAAATTCTACCACGGCAGATTTTGCTGCTGATGCGCTTGAGGCTGTGGCCTACCTTAAATCTCGTAACGATCTTGGTTTAAAAAAAATCGGCCTGTTGGGACATAGCGAAGGTGGGGCCGGAATCTCTATTGCAGCGGCACAATCCAAAGATGTGGCTTTTTTAATTAGTTTGGCAGGTTTAGCTACCAGTGGTGTTGACGCACAGATCATCCAAAACCTGGAAGGTGTGGCCGCACTGGATATGCCAGAATACAATAAAAAACGCTTCAATGAAATCAATGAAATCATGTTTCGTACAGCATTTAAATATGCTGACTCCGCAAATATGGATGCTAAACTCAAAGAAGCACATGCCGCATGGAAAAAACGGGATAGCATTGCAGTAAAAGCATTAAACCTAAAATCTGACCGTTTTGGCTTTCCTATTTATTTGTATGCGCTAAATGCAGTTACCCCTTGGTACCGTTACTTCATAAAATATGATCCGGAAAATTACTTGCCGAAAGTAAAGATACCCATCCTGGCCATTAATGGAAGTAGTGATTCATGGGTTAAACCCGGGCCTAACCTGGCCAACTGGAAAGCGCTGCCCCTAAAGGGTGGCAACAAAAAGGTGACTGTTGTTGAAATACCTGGCCTAAACCATTTGTTGCAACATTGTGTAACTTGTTTGCCACAGGAGTATGCTACCATTAAAGAGGACATTGCACCAGAGGTACTCAGCACACTAGATGCTTGGCTTAAGCATAACAATTTAGGAAAATAATATCAAAGGAAGATGCTGGCGGATACCAGCATCTTTTTTTTATGTTTTGTAATAATTTTTTGTACGTTTATAATCTAACCTGAACCATAAACCTTCATGTTCGCCTATAAAACGCTTACAGATCCTGAATTGACCGAATTATTAAAGCTGGATGACAGGGCTGCGCATGATGAAATTTATAATAGATATTGGCAATTGCTGTATCAAAATGCCGCAAATTTGATCAGAAACAGCGACGAGGCACAAGATTGTGTTCAGGATGTATTTGTGAGTTTATGGCACCGCAGAAAAGAGCTCAATATTTTATCTGTAAAAGCATATTTAATCCAGGCTGTACGCTATCGCGTACTGGAAACCATACGCAACAATAAAGCCGACCAAAACTTCTATTCGGCCCTGGCCGTAAAAACCGGAGAACTGATCACAGAAAATCCGTTGATATTTAAAGAACTCTCCCATTTAATTACGGATGTGATTGAAAATTTGCCGGAAGATTGCAAAACCTGCTTTTTAATGAACAGGGAACAGGGCATGACCTATAAACAAATAGCCGCAGTGCTTCAAATCTCAGAAAAAACGGTTGAAAAAAGAATGTCTAAGGCTTTAAAACTAATAAGAGAAGGCTTAACACAATATCTACCTCTATTTGCTATCGCATTACAGGTATTGCTATCTAAAAAATAGCAAGAAAAACAGATTACTCTCGCTTTATCCAAGAATAAACTGAAAAAATAAAAATAATTTCATTTTACCGTAGGGTATCCGCTCCTTTTTTATACTTACTAATATAAAAGCAGGAAAACCGTGCCAAATACGACTCCTAAAAACAAAACAGACAACAGACGCAAGCTATAAGCCTGCAATAAAACCATACTTCAATGAAGAAACAAGTATTTTTACAACTCGTAGACCGATACCTTAAAGGCGAGGCCAGCCTTTCAGAAAAGGTTTTAGTGGAAGAGTATATCAAACAGTTGGAGGGCGATAACCTTTTTCAATTAAGCGCTCAGGAAAGCGAATTGCTTAAAGACAGCATGCGTGACAAGATCTACATGCGGCTTAATGATGAAATCACCGCACAGCAAAAAACAACAATTGTACGCAGGTTACCAATTTTAAGGTATGCTGCCGCTGCTGTAGTATTTATGGCAGTTGCATCCGGACTTTTCTTTTACACCAACAAATCTATATCCGGGCAAAACACGGCCAAAAACATAGCACATGTAATTTCGCCAGGCAGCAATAAAGCCATATTAACCCTGGCAGACGGCTCTAAAATTGAGTTAAATGATTCACTCAGTGGCAGCCTTGCACAACAAGGAAACATCAACATTAAAAAAACTGCAGATGGACAACTCATATATCAGGTTGGCAATAATAATGGAGCCATTGAAACAGGCGACAACATGATAAGTACTCCGCGGGGAGGCCAGTACCAGGTTATTTTACCTGATCAGTCGCATGTTTGGCTAAATGCAAGTTCCTCTATAAAGTTCCCTGCCGCCTTTGCTGGAAATCTTAGGCAGGTTAAAATTACAGGAGAAGTTTATTTTGAGGTTACACGTAATACGACTAAACCTTTCAGGGTAGAAACTAAAAACGGTACGGCAATAGAGGTACTTGGAACGCATTTTAACGTAAATGCTTATGAAGATGAGCCTTTAATTACAGCTACCTTACTGAGTGGCAGTGTAAATGTAAAATCCGGCAGCAGAAATGAAATCATCAAGCCTGGAGAGCAGGCAAGGATCAATGCAAACCGCGAAACCAAAATTGGCGTATATGATGTAAATGCAGAAAATGTAGCCGCCTGGAAAGATGACCTTTTTGTATTTGAGAATGAAGACATACAAACCGCAATGCGCAGGATTGCAAGATGGTATAACATTGAAATTTCTTATCCTCAGGGCATTCCTGAAAAAACAATTGGTGGTACCATCAGCAGGTTTAAAGACGTTGCTGAACTGCTAAATTTAATAGAACAAACCGGAGGTGTGAAATTCAAAATTGAAGGAAGGAGGGTACTGGTGATGTCGTAACTTCTACTAAACCAGGACAACCCACAAAAAAACCGGGAGCTCTCGCAAAGCCCCCGGCAGATTTCAGGTTTTCCTTTTAAATTTTCAAGAGTCAATTCAATCAATCAATCAATGGAACCCTAAACATTTCAAATGTATGCATTTTTATACTAAGTGGCGACCGGACTATGCCGGCACGCTCTACAAATTTATTAGAGTAATGAAACTATCGTTTATACTTTTAATAACGGTTTTTCTACAAAATAGTTTTGCAGGATTTACCCAGGAGCTGACCATCTCCAAAAAAAACATTTCTCTTGAACAATTGTTCCGCGAAATCCGTTTGCAGACAGGATATAATGTTTTGTACGACGGAAAAACGCTGGAAGCAACACGCCTGGTTTCTGTAAACGTAACCAAAGCACCTTTAGAAACTGTATTGAGGAAAAGTCTGCAAGGCCAAATGTTGCAATACAAGATTACGAACAATACCATTATCATCTCTCCTATACCAAACCCAGTAACAGGAAAAATGGCAATCATCATCTCTGGAAAAGTAGTGGATGAAAAAAACCTGCCGCTTCCAGGTGCATCTGTTTGGGAAGTAGGCACAAAAAATAGTGCGATGTCAACACCGAATGGCGCCTTTTCATTGGCTGTTATAGATTCCAACGCAGTGATCGAAGTGCGGTACATTGGATATGTAGTGAAAAGAGTAACGGTTAAATCGGGTAATTACAAGACCATCCAACTACAGCCTGATCAGAAAAACCTGGATGAAGTAGTCATCAACAACGGTTTATTTGAACGTAAAGCTGGGACATTTACCGGAGCTACTTCAACTTTCTCAGGTGAGCAACTTAAAGTTGTAACCAATCAAAATCTCATTAAAGGACTGGCTATTCTGGATCCTTCGTTTCAAATCATAGAAAGTAACAGTTTTGGATCAAACCCAAACCGCTTGCCAGACGTGCAATTACGTGGACAAACTGGTATTCCTGATTTAAATGCCGAATACGCCAATCAGCCCAATCAACCAATATTTATACTGGATGGTTTTAGAGCAACTCTACAACGTGTTTTTGACTTGAATATCAACATGATCAAAAGTGTAACATTGCTAAAAGATGCCTCTGCAAAAGCGATTTATGGCGCAGATGCTGGAAATGGTGTTGTAGTAATCGAAACCATAACGCCAGAAGCCGGTGCATTAAGAGTTTCTTACCGGGGAAGTTTAAACATCACTGCACCTGATCTAAGCAGTTACAATTTAACCAACTCTGAAGAAAAAATACAGGCAGAAACTCTTGCGGGAAAATACACTTCTGCTTACCCGGCGCAACAAGCAGATCTTTTAAGACAGTTTGCAAGAAATCAAAAAGCAGCATTAGATGGCGTAGATACCTATTGGCTTTCTCAGCCCTTACAAAATGGATATGGTCAGCAGCATTCTATCAATTTGGATGGTGGTGATAATTCCATGCGTTATTCTGCAAACTTGAATTATAACAATGTTTCTGGTGTAATGATTGGTTCTTCAAGAAAAACGCTTAGCGGAAGTATCAATCTGATTTACAGACTAAAAAACTTTGCGTTTACCAATATATTAACAGTAGACAATAACAAAGCAATAAACTCTAAATATGGATCATTTAGTGATTACGCAAGAATGAATCCTTATTGGCGCATCACAGATGACGCTGGTGCCTTAATTCAAAATTACCAGGGATTTTCTGTAACAACTAATAATCCACTGTATAATGCTTCTCTGAATACAAAAGACAATAGCAGTTATAGAAATGTAACCGAAAATTTTTATACGGAATGGTCTATACAGAAGAATCTGCGTGTAATGGGACGTGTGGGGATTACTTCACAAACAAGCGAATCAGAGTATTTTCTTCCAGCAAATCACACAAATTATTTAGGTATACAACCATCTTCACCCGAATATCAAAACAGGGGAGAGTATAGGCAAACAAATGGAAAGCAAAACATTCTGAGTTCTGACTTAAGTGCAGCCTATAATCTTCAATTTGGCAAAAACCAGATTTTTGCAAATGCTATCGCCTCAATCAATACCAATAGTAATGAAAGTACAGGATTTATTATGGTCGGTTTCCCAAATGACAATATTGATGATATTGCTTTTGGCAATCAATATAAACCAGGAACCAAAGCTTCAGGGGCTGAAAACACGATACATAATATTGCCTTAACATCGGCACTAAACTATTCTTATGACAACCGCTTCCTTGCAGACCTTTCGTACCGCAGTAACGCCAGTTCGCAATTTGGTGCAAATAACCAATGGGGCTCATTTTCTTCTGCAGGTCTTGGCTGGAACTTACATAATGAATCGTGGATTAAACCAATAAAATTCATCAACCAGTTGAGATTAAGAGCGAGCGTTGGAAATACAGGCACACCAATTTCCAATGGATACTTGTCTGTAGCAACCTACCAATATGTTACCAGCCAAAATTATAATGGTGATATCGCAATGCAATTGATGGGCCTTCCCAATCCAGATTTACAATGGCAAAAGGTATTGGATAAAAACATTGGAACAGATATGCTCCTGTTTAGTAATTTAAGTTTGCGTGCAGACTTTTTTATAAAGGATACTAAAGGCTTATTGACTGATCAGGTGACCGCACCTTCACTTGGGTTTGTAAGTTACAAAGAGAATATTGGCGAGGTAAGGAACAAAGGTTATCAAATCGGAGCTAATATGAATGTGATCAGAGAGAACAGAAAGTCTCTAAGTGTATTTGTCAACGTGGCACATTCAACAAATAAGATTCGTAGAGTTTCCAATTCTATTCTGGCACTAAACGCCGCAAATGACAACTCTGCATTTAGAGAAGGGGAAACACCTGAAGCAAGAAGGTTACGTTTACAAAGACCATACGCAAGATATGTTCCTAATCAATCTATGAGTACCATCTGGGCAGTAAAATCATTAGGTATTGATCCTTCAAATGGTCGTGAAATCTTTGAAAAAGCCGATGGTACACAGACCTACGTCTACTCAACTGATGACCTTGTTAACAGCGGAGATACCAATCCAGACATTACAGGAACATTTGGAACCAACATGCGTTTTGGAAACTTCACTGCTGGTTTCGCGTTCACACTAAGGCTTGGCGGACAGATGTACAATAGCACACTTGTAGAAAGAGTAGAAAATGTTGATTTCGCTTATAATGTTGACATACGAGCTCTAGAAGAACGGTGGAAAACACCAGGGCAGGCATCTCTATATAAAGACATTGCTGACTTGAGCACCACGCAGCTGAGTTCTCGTTTTGTGCAAAATCTTGATGAATTAGCATTGTCATCCATCAGCTTTGGTTATGATTTTAACAAACTTAAAATCAGCAAAAATAAACAAAGCAGGGCGTCTGCGAACATAAACTTAAATGACCTCGCACGCTTTTCTACCGTGAAAACTGAACGAGGATTAGACTATCCTTTTGCACGTACTATTTCATTGTCTTTACAGGCTTCATTTTAATCTTTTAAACCATGAAGAGAATCTATTATATAACAATTGCTCTGCTGGCCTTGAATTTGGCTGCATGCAAAAAATTTCTTGACGTTAAACCAAAAACTCAGATAGAGTCTGAGGTTGCATTTAAAGATGAAGCAGGATATCAAAATGCCCTAACGGGTATTTACGTAAAGCTTACGTCCCAAAATCTTTACGGCAAAGAGCTAACCTTTGGTTTAGTGGATGTATTTGGCCGTCAATACAGTCAAATTACAGGTGTGTATTCTCAGTTCGACACTTACAATTATCAGCTGGATAGTCTTAAGAAAAGAACAACAGCCGTTTGGAAAGACATGTATAATGGCATCGCAAATGCCAACAACCTAATTGAGAATCTGAATCGAACAGACTTGCCGACATTTACCGGACCTAACTACAACGTAATCAAAGGCGAAGCATTAGGATTAAGGGCCTTTATGCATTTTGATTTGTTGAGGCTGTATGCACCTGCACCTGCCTCCTCAGGAGGGATGGATGCATTGGCTATACCGTATATTGCAACATTTGACACCCAAAATACACCAAGGACAAGCGTAAGGGATATCGTTGGAAAAGTAATTGCCGACCTAAATACCGCAGCTGCATTGCTTAAAAATTCAGATCCAATTGTACCAGGTAATACTACCACAAACAACTATCTGAGGAATAGAAATTACAAATTTAACTACTATGCTGTTAAAGCATTACAGGCAAGGGTATATTTATATGCGGGCGATAAAACAAACGCATTAATTTGTGCAGAAGAGGTGATTAATTCTGCAGCATTTCCTTTTGCGACATCAACATCTATTACCTCTGGTCAGGACAAAGTATATAATTCTGAACTGATCTTTTCATTGAACATAAATAATCTGCATACCTATACTGCACTTTATTTTGGTACAGATGCTAACAGGCTGGCAAAACTTGCTTCACAATACCTTTCCGATTTTGATGGGGTAAGCTCAGATTATCGTTATCTATATTTGTCTGATGCACCTGGCAACGTCTATAGATATAGCACAAAATACACTCCGGCAGCAGGAACAACTGCCAACTTTTTATATAAAATGCCGCTTATAAGAGTTTCAGAGATGTATTATATAGCAGCCGAGTGCTTGATAGCGACAAACAAAACCAGAGCAGTTGGGTATTTAAACGCGGTAAGAAGAGCTAGAAATCAAAACGCAGATATTGCTCCTACAGTCACAGATTCAGAGCTCCAAAACCAAATATTTAGAGAATATCGTCGTGAATTCATAGCTGAAGGTCAATTATTTTATTACTACAAACGGCTAAATGCCTCTACTATAGATTACTCCGCAGTTGTTGGAAGCAATGCTATATATGTATTTCCTCTGCCGGACGATGAATTGAAATATGGTAATTAATTGTAAGATCATGAAAAAATTAAATATATATTTTGTGCTAATTGCACTTATAACAATAGGTTTTTGCAGCTGTAATAAGAGCATAGAGGCTTATGTTGATAGCCCTCAGGTTTACTTTTTTGAACGGGCAACAGACCTCAATAAAACCAGGATAACCAACAAGTCTTATTCATTTTTGCTCGTTCCACCTGCTATTGTAAAAGATACAGTAAAAATTAAAGTGAAAACAATGGGATTTCCAAAAGACTACGATCGCGTAGTCCGGGGTAAAATTATTCAGGAAGGGAGTACCGCTATAGAAGGTTCTAATTTTGATTTTATTAACGGAATTGTAAAGGCCGGGCAAGTAGAGGGCTTTCTATATGTTTTAGTTTACCGGACTGCCGATATCAAAACTAAAACCGTTCAACTTAACCTTAGTATAGCTGAGACTGCAGACTTTAAACCAGGTGTAATAGAAGATAATTTTTTCACCGTGTTATGGAGCGACAACTTAGTAAAGCCAGGAAATTGGGATGGTGGATTAGGTTTAGTTAATTTTTTTGGAGCATATAGCACTGCAAAATATCGGTTTATCATCGACATCCTTGGTGTTACTGACTTTGTTCTACAGGCGAGTGCCAGAGTACCACTAGCGCCAGGAGAATATTCTTTTGCAATGATGACGGATCTTAAGAACCGTATGAAAGAAGCATTAGTGATTTATAACAATACACATACTACGCCATTAACTGACGAAAATGGCCTATTGGTTTCATTCCCTAATTAAAACGTAAACAGATGAGAACTAAAATATATAAGAAAATTGGCATTATAGCGATTGCGATGCTAATATTCATGACTTATTCTTGTAAAAAGGATCTGGGGAACTATGACTATATAAATACAGAGGTCCCTCAAATTGACACTACAAAAGTACCACTGTCTTACAGTGTTGAAAGGTATGCGACAATAAAGATTACACCAACAGGTATACGGTATGCCGCGGCAGACACTTCCAGACTAACGTACAAATGGCTTATCTACAAAGTAATAGTTGGAACAACAACTGAAATACCAGTACCAATTAAAATTTCAAGCACAAGAAATCTAAATGTAAAATTAGATTATCCAATTGGGCCCTATAAACTGGAACTTATTGTTACAGACCCTAAAAACTCATTAACATCTAATATTATATTTGACCTTGCTATTACTCCAAATATTAGTACTGGCTACGGCTTACTTGTACTACATACTAAAAATAATGTTAGTGATGTCGATTTCTTACTGACTAAAAATGCAGTGCCAACGGCAACAACAGACAGATGGTATAAGAATATCTACTCGCAGGTACAGGGTCAATCAATTTTTGGTGAACCAAGATTTATCGCCGCCTCTAGAAGAGCATTCACGACAGAAAATTGGGTAACTATTGGTACGTCCACGCACCTAACCCGGGTAAATGGTGTCGACTTTTCATATATGCGGGAAGATGCCGGGATGTTTCTTCGACCAGGAACT
The Pedobacter sp. MC2016-14 DNA segment above includes these coding regions:
- a CDS encoding RagB/SusD family nutrient uptake outer membrane protein; this translates as MKRFTLFITAAVLVFSGCKKFVDIKTQGNLVPGEIINYRYLLNNTSAFEYGPQISDMASDDVQLVDGSVQQIALVGDAYNYWSKSYTWQQGLFPFGTSYQGDNNWINLYNAITVSNIVINETPEAGDGTLAEKNALIAEGLVHRANAYLMLVNTYAKPYNASTSTADPGVPLVLIGTTTQSLVRNPVQEVYNQIIGDLKRAIPSLPATQLYNTLPSKPSAYGTLARTYLYMNDYTNAKLYADSVLLTRSTLNDLSTINATTISNTTYPVRRTDPEILLSKIAFGGISAYTPYALRLSDNLLTLLGTTDQRYTLFTTVPATISANYNTAGGRFFFKDRAMGEARNIGPSVPEMMLIEAEYYARNNNRVLAMEWVNRLRIKRFKTADYVALTATSNDDALFKVIEERRREFFCRMTRWWDMRRLKDDARFAQTYTRSFGGVNYTLNASSNGYVFPIAEYLISLNPEIAQNP
- a CDS encoding TlpA disulfide reductase family protein encodes the protein MNKLKNIFLSAFLLVFTATAGLAQDTTRLADYKKMMSQQDMSKMRILGEAFISTHPESSTNVAFDIKNRISYAHVYSVTVVLNVMEKNYDIIKKYIHELPYGSMASIYYKTIQIPHDRKDMKDQELYPYADLLMKRLESFRNHPPKDVLDIPLNEWKEQFNLSIAKNFLPTHIGILYNVGKKDEALQYAVLAQQYLQYKKASVNGVQAMVLNEKGKTADLKNLLIKSIYENQSTPEMLDMLKQAYVKEKKTEIGFPAYLESLKNSENQHKQAKEVIGKLLNKDVPEFSMQDGNGKLVKSKDLLGKIVVLDFWATWCVPCKASFPGMKLAMDKYKNDSSVIFYFVDTEERGNTYKEEVLAYLKKNNFPFQVLFDNPVPGEKATGEVFNSMCKAFTISGIPQKLVIDPKGKLRFISVGYHGSPTALADEISTMVDYIKSNQ
- a CDS encoding S9 family peptidase, translated to MKLISTILFCWCIATAALAQTKPYRSDSVQFKNAAGTINFGGTLTTPVKNNTHIAIVIVSGTGKQDRDGKMSGHLWFANLADYFGHKGISVLRLDDRGVGQTTGAYENSTTADFAADALEAVAYLKSRNDLGLKKIGLLGHSEGGAGISIAAAQSKDVAFLISLAGLATSGVDAQIIQNLEGVAALDMPEYNKKRFNEINEIMFRTAFKYADSANMDAKLKEAHAAWKKRDSIAVKALNLKSDRFGFPIYLYALNAVTPWYRYFIKYDPENYLPKVKIPILAINGSSDSWVKPGPNLANWKALPLKGGNKKVTVVEIPGLNHLLQHCVTCLPQEYATIKEDIAPEVLSTLDAWLKHNNLGK
- a CDS encoding RNA polymerase sigma factor, producing MFAYKTLTDPELTELLKLDDRAAHDEIYNRYWQLLYQNAANLIRNSDEAQDCVQDVFVSLWHRRKELNILSVKAYLIQAVRYRVLETIRNNKADQNFYSALAVKTGELITENPLIFKELSHLITDVIENLPEDCKTCFLMNREQGMTYKQIAAVLQISEKTVEKRMSKALKLIREGLTQYLPLFAIALQVLLSKK
- a CDS encoding FecR family protein — protein: MKKQVFLQLVDRYLKGEASLSEKVLVEEYIKQLEGDNLFQLSAQESELLKDSMRDKIYMRLNDEITAQQKTTIVRRLPILRYAAAAVVFMAVASGLFFYTNKSISGQNTAKNIAHVISPGSNKAILTLADGSKIELNDSLSGSLAQQGNINIKKTADGQLIYQVGNNNGAIETGDNMISTPRGGQYQVILPDQSHVWLNASSSIKFPAAFAGNLRQVKITGEVYFEVTRNTTKPFRVETKNGTAIEVLGTHFNVNAYEDEPLITATLLSGSVNVKSGSRNEIIKPGEQARINANRETKIGVYDVNAENVAAWKDDLFVFENEDIQTAMRRIARWYNIEISYPQGIPEKTIGGTISRFKDVAELLNLIEQTGGVKFKIEGRRVLVMS
- a CDS encoding SusC/RagA family TonB-linked outer membrane protein; protein product: MHFYTKWRPDYAGTLYKFIRVMKLSFILLITVFLQNSFAGFTQELTISKKNISLEQLFREIRLQTGYNVLYDGKTLEATRLVSVNVTKAPLETVLRKSLQGQMLQYKITNNTIIISPIPNPVTGKMAIIISGKVVDEKNLPLPGASVWEVGTKNSAMSTPNGAFSLAVIDSNAVIEVRYIGYVVKRVTVKSGNYKTIQLQPDQKNLDEVVINNGLFERKAGTFTGATSTFSGEQLKVVTNQNLIKGLAILDPSFQIIESNSFGSNPNRLPDVQLRGQTGIPDLNAEYANQPNQPIFILDGFRATLQRVFDLNINMIKSVTLLKDASAKAIYGADAGNGVVVIETITPEAGALRVSYRGSLNITAPDLSSYNLTNSEEKIQAETLAGKYTSAYPAQQADLLRQFARNQKAALDGVDTYWLSQPLQNGYGQQHSINLDGGDNSMRYSANLNYNNVSGVMIGSSRKTLSGSINLIYRLKNFAFTNILTVDNNKAINSKYGSFSDYARMNPYWRITDDAGALIQNYQGFSVTTNNPLYNASLNTKDNSSYRNVTENFYTEWSIQKNLRVMGRVGITSQTSESEYFLPANHTNYLGIQPSSPEYQNRGEYRQTNGKQNILSSDLSAAYNLQFGKNQIFANAIASINTNSNESTGFIMVGFPNDNIDDIAFGNQYKPGTKASGAENTIHNIALTSALNYSYDNRFLADLSYRSNASSQFGANNQWGSFSSAGLGWNLHNESWIKPIKFINQLRLRASVGNTGTPISNGYLSVATYQYVTSQNYNGDIAMQLMGLPNPDLQWQKVLDKNIGTDMLLFSNLSLRADFFIKDTKGLLTDQVTAPSLGFVSYKENIGEVRNKGYQIGANMNVIRENRKSLSVFVNVAHSTNKIRRVSNSILALNAANDNSAFREGETPEARRLRLQRPYARYVPNQSMSTIWAVKSLGIDPSNGREIFEKADGTQTYVYSTDDLVNSGDTNPDITGTFGTNMRFGNFTAGFAFTLRLGGQMYNSTLVERVENVDFAYNVDIRALEERWKTPGQASLYKDIADLSTTQLSSRFVQNLDELALSSISFGYDFNKLKISKNKQSRASANINLNDLARFSTVKTERGLDYPFARTISLSLQASF
- a CDS encoding RagB/SusD family nutrient uptake outer membrane protein; the encoded protein is MKRIYYITIALLALNLAACKKFLDVKPKTQIESEVAFKDEAGYQNALTGIYVKLTSQNLYGKELTFGLVDVFGRQYSQITGVYSQFDTYNYQLDSLKKRTTAVWKDMYNGIANANNLIENLNRTDLPTFTGPNYNVIKGEALGLRAFMHFDLLRLYAPAPASSGGMDALAIPYIATFDTQNTPRTSVRDIVGKVIADLNTAAALLKNSDPIVPGNTTTNNYLRNRNYKFNYYAVKALQARVYLYAGDKTNALICAEEVINSAAFPFATSTSITSGQDKVYNSELIFSLNINNLHTYTALYFGTDANRLAKLASQYLSDFDGVSSDYRYLYLSDAPGNVYRYSTKYTPAAGTTANFLYKMPLIRVSEMYYIAAECLIATNKTRAVGYLNAVRRARNQNADIAPTVTDSELQNQIFREYRREFIAEGQLFYYYKRLNASTIDYSAVVGSNAIYVFPLPDDELKYGN